A stretch of Vulpes lagopus strain Blue_001 chromosome 20, ASM1834538v1, whole genome shotgun sequence DNA encodes these proteins:
- the C20H21orf91 gene encoding protein EURL homolog isoform X1 — protein sequence MNGEEQFVSIDLNDDNVCSVCKLGTDKETLSFCHVCFELNIEGVPKSNLLHTKSLRGHKDCFEKYHLIANQDCPRAKLSKSTYEEVKTILSKKINWIVQYAQNKDLDSDSECSKNPQHHLLNFRHKPDKKLLPQFDSQVPKYSAKWIDGSTGSLSKCSQRILEQRGNTDFGLAVLQDSGAALCHNSVLWPHSHNQAQKKEELISNPEANVQAQHPHYSREELNSMTLGEVKQLKAKLRQEIQEVFEELTHQVQEKDSLASELHVRHIAIEQLLKNYSKLPCLQVGRTGMKSHLPINN from the exons ATGAACGGAGAGGAGCAGTTTGTGAGCATTGATTTGAACGATGACAACGTCTGCAGCGTTTGTAAACTGGGAACAGACAAAGAAACGCTCTCCTTCTGCCACGTTTGTTTTGAGCTGAACATTGAGG gagTACCAAAATCTAATCTCTTGCACACCAAATCATTAAGGGGCCATAAAGACTGCTTtgaaaaataccatttgattGCAAACCAGGATTGTCCTCGAGCTAAACTTTCAAAAAGTACTTACGAAGAAGTTAAAACCATTTTGAGTAAGAAGATAAACTGGATTGTACAGTATGCACAAAATAAGGATCTGGATTCAGATTCTGAATGTTCTAAAAATCCCCAGCATCACTTGTTAAATTTCAGGCATAAGCCAGATAAAAAATTACTCCCACAGTTTGACTCTCAAGTACCAAAGTATTCTGCAAAGTGGATAGATGGAAGTACAGGCAGCCTCTCAAAATGTTCACAAAGAATATTGGAGCAGAGGGGAAATACAGACTTTGGGCTTGCTGTGCTGCAAGATTCAGGTGCCGCTTTATGCCACAATAGTGTATTGTGGCCTCATAGTCACAACCAGgcacagaaaaaggaagagcTGATCTCTAATCCAGAGGCTAATGTCCAGGCCCAGCATCCACATTACAGCAGAGAAGAAT TGAACTCCATGACTCTTGGTGAGGTAAAGCAACTGAAAGCAAAGCTCCGACAGGAAATACAGG AAGTTTTTGAAGAGTTAACACACCAAGTACAAGAAAAAGATTCTTTGGCTTCAGAGCTCCATGTCCGCCACATTGCCATCGAACAGCTTCTCAAGAACTATTCCAAATTACCATGTCTGCAAGTAGGGCGAACAGGAATGAAGTCACACCTGCCCATAAACAACTAA
- the C20H21orf91 gene encoding protein EURL homolog isoform X2, producing the protein MNGEEQFVSIDLNDDNVCSVCKLGTDKETLSFCHVCFELNIEGVPKSNLLHTKSLRGHKDCFEKYHLIANQDCPRAKLSKSTYEEVKTILSKKINWIVQYAQNKDLDSDSECSKNPQHHLLNFRHKPDKKLLPQFDSQVPKYSAKWIDGSTGSLSKCSQRILEQRGNTDFGLAVLQDSGAALCHNSVLWPHSHNQAQKKEELISNPEANVQAQHPHYSREELNSMTLGEVKQLKAKLRQEIQDDSEADSQTTYCLVHKYFQDFL; encoded by the exons ATGAACGGAGAGGAGCAGTTTGTGAGCATTGATTTGAACGATGACAACGTCTGCAGCGTTTGTAAACTGGGAACAGACAAAGAAACGCTCTCCTTCTGCCACGTTTGTTTTGAGCTGAACATTGAGG gagTACCAAAATCTAATCTCTTGCACACCAAATCATTAAGGGGCCATAAAGACTGCTTtgaaaaataccatttgattGCAAACCAGGATTGTCCTCGAGCTAAACTTTCAAAAAGTACTTACGAAGAAGTTAAAACCATTTTGAGTAAGAAGATAAACTGGATTGTACAGTATGCACAAAATAAGGATCTGGATTCAGATTCTGAATGTTCTAAAAATCCCCAGCATCACTTGTTAAATTTCAGGCATAAGCCAGATAAAAAATTACTCCCACAGTTTGACTCTCAAGTACCAAAGTATTCTGCAAAGTGGATAGATGGAAGTACAGGCAGCCTCTCAAAATGTTCACAAAGAATATTGGAGCAGAGGGGAAATACAGACTTTGGGCTTGCTGTGCTGCAAGATTCAGGTGCCGCTTTATGCCACAATAGTGTATTGTGGCCTCATAGTCACAACCAGgcacagaaaaaggaagagcTGATCTCTAATCCAGAGGCTAATGTCCAGGCCCAGCATCCACATTACAGCAGAGAAGAAT TGAACTCCATGACTCTTGGTGAGGTAAAGCAACTGAAAGCAAAGCTCCGACAGGAAATACAGG atGATTCTGAAGCAGATTCCCAGACAACATACTGTTTAGTCCACAAATACTTCCAAGATTTTCTCTAA
- the C20H21orf91 gene encoding protein EURL homolog isoform X3: MNGEEQFVSIDLNDDNVCSVCKLGTDKETLSFCHVCFELNIEGVPKSNLLHTKSLRGHKDCFEKYHLIANQDCPRAKLSKSTYEEVKTILSKKINWIVQYAQNKDLDSDSECSKNPQHHLLNFRHKPDKKLLPQFDSQVPKYSAKWIDGSTGSLSKCSQRILEQRGNTDFGLAVLQDSGAALCHNSVLWPHSHNQAQKKEELISNPEANVQAQHPHYSREELNSMTLGEVKQLKAKLRQEIQAQMILKQIPRQHTV, translated from the exons ATGAACGGAGAGGAGCAGTTTGTGAGCATTGATTTGAACGATGACAACGTCTGCAGCGTTTGTAAACTGGGAACAGACAAAGAAACGCTCTCCTTCTGCCACGTTTGTTTTGAGCTGAACATTGAGG gagTACCAAAATCTAATCTCTTGCACACCAAATCATTAAGGGGCCATAAAGACTGCTTtgaaaaataccatttgattGCAAACCAGGATTGTCCTCGAGCTAAACTTTCAAAAAGTACTTACGAAGAAGTTAAAACCATTTTGAGTAAGAAGATAAACTGGATTGTACAGTATGCACAAAATAAGGATCTGGATTCAGATTCTGAATGTTCTAAAAATCCCCAGCATCACTTGTTAAATTTCAGGCATAAGCCAGATAAAAAATTACTCCCACAGTTTGACTCTCAAGTACCAAAGTATTCTGCAAAGTGGATAGATGGAAGTACAGGCAGCCTCTCAAAATGTTCACAAAGAATATTGGAGCAGAGGGGAAATACAGACTTTGGGCTTGCTGTGCTGCAAGATTCAGGTGCCGCTTTATGCCACAATAGTGTATTGTGGCCTCATAGTCACAACCAGgcacagaaaaaggaagagcTGATCTCTAATCCAGAGGCTAATGTCCAGGCCCAGCATCCACATTACAGCAGAGAAGAAT TGAACTCCATGACTCTTGGTGAGGTAAAGCAACTGAAAGCAAAGCTCCGACAGGAAATACAGG cacagatGATTCTGAAGCAGATTCCCAGACAACATACTGTTTAG